A genome region from Carya illinoinensis cultivar Pawnee chromosome 2, C.illinoinensisPawnee_v1, whole genome shotgun sequence includes the following:
- the LOC122301293 gene encoding E3 ubiquitin-protein ligase WAV3-like isoform X2, whose product MGGKWRKAKVSLGLNLCVVGPRTLEDSPPSLEAPERLSDAALLSPDKWSTVSSQPSTPTPSSHGLRLPKSGSKSSKTCSICLTKMRQGGGHAIFTAECSHSFHFHCIVSNVKHGNQSCPVCRAKWKEIPVQGPSLDPSPGRASIGPVGWPQNDALMNMVRRLPPTRDINRRHIIPLYQSTEPAVFNDDESLHHQPVFSKRSCCDKNAACHDSVKTIEIKTYPEVSAIPRSKSCNNFTVLVHLKAPAPIRGENTSQNHASLPQFSQTARAPADLVTVLDVSGSMAGTKLALLKRAMGFVIQNLGSNDRLSVIAFSSTARRLFPLRRMSDSGRQQALQAVNSLVANGGTNIAEGLRKGAKILEDRRDKNPVASIILLSDGQDTYTVSGSGSNQRQPNYQLLLPSSIHGGHNTGSLIPVHAFGFGVDHDASSMHSISEISGGTFSFIETEAVIQDAFAQCIGGLLSVVVQKLQVGVDCVHTKTHLVSLKAGNYPSRVMVDGRTGFIDVGDLYADEERDFLVSLDVPTEPSSSETSLIKVRCIFKDPLTKEMMTLESDEVRIERPEIAKQVAVAIEVDRQHNRLQAAEAMAQARVAAEQGDLAAAVSILENCRRVLSDTVSAKSHDRLCISLNAELKEMQERMASRHVYEASGRAYILSGMSSHSWQRATARGDSTDGSSLVQAYQTPSMVEMLSRSQAMLLGSPSAQRLKLRGG is encoded by the exons ATGGGAGGCAAATGGAGAAAAGCTAAGGTCTCACTGGGTCTCAATCTTTGTGTAGTTGGCCCAAGAACTTTAGAGGATTCGCCTCCTTCTCTAGAGGCACCTGAGAGGCTGTCAGATGCTGCTCTGCTCTCTCCGGACAAATGGAGCACTGTTTCTTCGCAGCCAAGCACGCCCACACCGTCTTCTCACGGTTTAAGGTTGCCAAAAAGTGGCAGCAAATCGTCCAAG ACTTGCTCAATATGCCTAACCAAAATGAGACAAGGAGGTGGTCATGCTATTTTCACTGCAGAATGCTCacattcatttcatttccaCTGCATCGTTTCAAATGTCAAGCATGGCAACCAAAGCTGTCCAGTTTGCAGAGCAAAATGGAAAGAAATCCCTGTGCAAGGTCCTAGTTTAGATCCTTCTCCTGGGAGGGCATCAATTGGTCCAGTTGGTTGGCCCCAAAATGATGCTTTGATGAACATGGTCCGCCGACTACCTCCCACTCGAGATATCAATCGGCGGCATATCATTCCACTTTATCAATCTACGGAGCCGGCTGTATTTAATGATGATGAATCATTACATCACCAGCCAGTATTTTCGAAAAGAAGCTGCTGCGATAAGAATGCTGCATGTCACGATTCTGTTAAAACAATAGAGATCAAAACATACCCAGAAGTCTCAGCTATTCCTCGGTCCAAATCTTGCAATAACTTCACTGTTTTGGTCCATCTAAAAGCCCCTGCTCCAATTAGAGGGGAAAATACCAGCCAAAACCATGCTAGCTTGCCACAATTTTCTCAGACTGCTCGTGCTCCAGCTGATCTAGTCACAGTGCTTGATGTCAGTGGTAGCATGGCAGGGACCAAGCTTGCATTGCTTAAACGAGCAATGGGGTTCGTAATACAGAACCTTGGCTCCAATGACAGGCTTTCAGTTATTGCCTTCTCCTCCACAGCGCGTCGCCTCTTTCCCCTCCGTCGGATGTCAGACTCAGGGCGGCAACAGGCACTGCAAGCTGTTAACTCTTTGGTTGCTAATGGTGGGACCAACATTGCTGAAGGCCTGAGAAAGGGTGCTAAGATACTGGAAGACCGAAGGGACAAGAATCCTGTGGCAAGTATAATACTGTTGTCTGATGGGCAGGATACTTATACTGTCAGTGGCTCTGGCAGTAACCAACGTCAACCAAATTACCAGTTGCTCCTCCCTTCATCTATTCATGGTGGTCATAACACAGGATCTCTGATTCCAGTGCATGCTTTTGGATTTGGTGTGGATCATGATGCTTCATCGATGCACTCAATTTCAGAGATTTCGGGAGGGACCTTTTCTTTCATTGAGACTGAAGCTGTGATCCAGGATGCATTCGCTCAATGCATTGGGGGGCTGTTGAGTGTTGTGGTGCAGAAGCTGCAAGTGGGAGTTGATTGTGTGCATACAAAAACCCACCTTGTCTCACTGAAAGCAGGAAATTACCCCAGCCGTGTGATGGTTGATGGGCGTACTGGATTTATTGATGTTGGAGATTTGTATGCAGATGAAGAGAGGGATTTTCTAGTTTCCCTCGATGTCCCCACGGAACCTTCCAGCAGTGAAACATCACTGATAAAGGTGAGGTGTATTTTCAAGGATCCTTTAACTAAAGAAATGATGACATTGGAGAGTGATGAAGTTAGGATTGAGAGGCCCGAAATAGCTAAACAAGTGGCAGTTGCAATAGAAGTAGACCGCCAACACAACAGGCTCCAAGCAGCCGAGGCAATGGCACAGGCACGTGTTGCAGCCGAGCAGGGAGACTTAGCTGCTGCAGTTTCAATCCTCGAAAATTGCCGAAGAGTGTTGTCAGATACTGTCTCAGCCAAATCCCATGATCGGCTGTGCATTTCACTGAATGCTGAACTCAAAGAAATGCAAGAGAGGATGGCAAGTAGGCATGTGTACGAGGCATCTGGGAGAGCATATATTCTTTCTGGAATGAGTTCACACTCGTGGCAAAGAGCAACAGCAAGAGGTGACTCCACTGATGGTTCAAGCCTTGTTCAAGCTTATCAAACTCCATCAATGGTTGAGATGCTTTCTCGATCTCAGGCTATGTTACTAGGTAGTCCGTCAGCCCAGAGGCTAAAGCTAAG GGGAGGGTGA
- the LOC122301294 gene encoding uncharacterized protein LOC122301294, giving the protein MIISETTTSMSHKNTNISATMAKIQISSLSFKRWGRKHPFIRYGLPMVSLTVFGAIGLGHLLQGSKDIAKVKDDQEWEITETRKALSRTGPIEAYKPRKISLDEELKALQEKVDINNYEYKRIPKPNDGK; this is encoded by the exons ATGATAATCAGTGAGACAACGACAAGTATGTCTCACAAAAATACTAACATATCGGCTACCATGGCTAAGATTCAGATTTCAAGCTTGTCATTTAAACGATGGGGTAGAAAACACCCATTTATCAGATATGGGCTTCCAATGGTCTCGCTCACGGTGTTTGGGGCCATTGGTCTTGGTCATCTCTTACAAGGCAG TAAGGACATTGCAAAGGTGAAGGATGATCAAGAATGGGAGATCACTGAGACAAGAAAAGCACTGTCTAGAACAGGACCTATAGAAGCATATAAACCAAGAAAAATCTCATTGGATGAAGAGCTAAAG GCTTTGCAAGAGAAGGTGGACATAAACAACTATGAGTACAAGAGAATTCCTAAACCAAATGACGGAAAGTGA
- the LOC122301293 gene encoding E3 ubiquitin-protein ligase WAV3-like isoform X1, producing MGGKWRKAKVSLGLNLCVVGPRTLEDSPPSLEAPERLSDAALLSPDKWSTVSSQPSTPTPSSHGLRLPKSGSKSSKQTCSICLTKMRQGGGHAIFTAECSHSFHFHCIVSNVKHGNQSCPVCRAKWKEIPVQGPSLDPSPGRASIGPVGWPQNDALMNMVRRLPPTRDINRRHIIPLYQSTEPAVFNDDESLHHQPVFSKRSCCDKNAACHDSVKTIEIKTYPEVSAIPRSKSCNNFTVLVHLKAPAPIRGENTSQNHASLPQFSQTARAPADLVTVLDVSGSMAGTKLALLKRAMGFVIQNLGSNDRLSVIAFSSTARRLFPLRRMSDSGRQQALQAVNSLVANGGTNIAEGLRKGAKILEDRRDKNPVASIILLSDGQDTYTVSGSGSNQRQPNYQLLLPSSIHGGHNTGSLIPVHAFGFGVDHDASSMHSISEISGGTFSFIETEAVIQDAFAQCIGGLLSVVVQKLQVGVDCVHTKTHLVSLKAGNYPSRVMVDGRTGFIDVGDLYADEERDFLVSLDVPTEPSSSETSLIKVRCIFKDPLTKEMMTLESDEVRIERPEIAKQVAVAIEVDRQHNRLQAAEAMAQARVAAEQGDLAAAVSILENCRRVLSDTVSAKSHDRLCISLNAELKEMQERMASRHVYEASGRAYILSGMSSHSWQRATARGDSTDGSSLVQAYQTPSMVEMLSRSQAMLLGSPSAQRLKLRGG from the exons ATGGGAGGCAAATGGAGAAAAGCTAAGGTCTCACTGGGTCTCAATCTTTGTGTAGTTGGCCCAAGAACTTTAGAGGATTCGCCTCCTTCTCTAGAGGCACCTGAGAGGCTGTCAGATGCTGCTCTGCTCTCTCCGGACAAATGGAGCACTGTTTCTTCGCAGCCAAGCACGCCCACACCGTCTTCTCACGGTTTAAGGTTGCCAAAAAGTGGCAGCAAATCGTCCAAG CAGACTTGCTCAATATGCCTAACCAAAATGAGACAAGGAGGTGGTCATGCTATTTTCACTGCAGAATGCTCacattcatttcatttccaCTGCATCGTTTCAAATGTCAAGCATGGCAACCAAAGCTGTCCAGTTTGCAGAGCAAAATGGAAAGAAATCCCTGTGCAAGGTCCTAGTTTAGATCCTTCTCCTGGGAGGGCATCAATTGGTCCAGTTGGTTGGCCCCAAAATGATGCTTTGATGAACATGGTCCGCCGACTACCTCCCACTCGAGATATCAATCGGCGGCATATCATTCCACTTTATCAATCTACGGAGCCGGCTGTATTTAATGATGATGAATCATTACATCACCAGCCAGTATTTTCGAAAAGAAGCTGCTGCGATAAGAATGCTGCATGTCACGATTCTGTTAAAACAATAGAGATCAAAACATACCCAGAAGTCTCAGCTATTCCTCGGTCCAAATCTTGCAATAACTTCACTGTTTTGGTCCATCTAAAAGCCCCTGCTCCAATTAGAGGGGAAAATACCAGCCAAAACCATGCTAGCTTGCCACAATTTTCTCAGACTGCTCGTGCTCCAGCTGATCTAGTCACAGTGCTTGATGTCAGTGGTAGCATGGCAGGGACCAAGCTTGCATTGCTTAAACGAGCAATGGGGTTCGTAATACAGAACCTTGGCTCCAATGACAGGCTTTCAGTTATTGCCTTCTCCTCCACAGCGCGTCGCCTCTTTCCCCTCCGTCGGATGTCAGACTCAGGGCGGCAACAGGCACTGCAAGCTGTTAACTCTTTGGTTGCTAATGGTGGGACCAACATTGCTGAAGGCCTGAGAAAGGGTGCTAAGATACTGGAAGACCGAAGGGACAAGAATCCTGTGGCAAGTATAATACTGTTGTCTGATGGGCAGGATACTTATACTGTCAGTGGCTCTGGCAGTAACCAACGTCAACCAAATTACCAGTTGCTCCTCCCTTCATCTATTCATGGTGGTCATAACACAGGATCTCTGATTCCAGTGCATGCTTTTGGATTTGGTGTGGATCATGATGCTTCATCGATGCACTCAATTTCAGAGATTTCGGGAGGGACCTTTTCTTTCATTGAGACTGAAGCTGTGATCCAGGATGCATTCGCTCAATGCATTGGGGGGCTGTTGAGTGTTGTGGTGCAGAAGCTGCAAGTGGGAGTTGATTGTGTGCATACAAAAACCCACCTTGTCTCACTGAAAGCAGGAAATTACCCCAGCCGTGTGATGGTTGATGGGCGTACTGGATTTATTGATGTTGGAGATTTGTATGCAGATGAAGAGAGGGATTTTCTAGTTTCCCTCGATGTCCCCACGGAACCTTCCAGCAGTGAAACATCACTGATAAAGGTGAGGTGTATTTTCAAGGATCCTTTAACTAAAGAAATGATGACATTGGAGAGTGATGAAGTTAGGATTGAGAGGCCCGAAATAGCTAAACAAGTGGCAGTTGCAATAGAAGTAGACCGCCAACACAACAGGCTCCAAGCAGCCGAGGCAATGGCACAGGCACGTGTTGCAGCCGAGCAGGGAGACTTAGCTGCTGCAGTTTCAATCCTCGAAAATTGCCGAAGAGTGTTGTCAGATACTGTCTCAGCCAAATCCCATGATCGGCTGTGCATTTCACTGAATGCTGAACTCAAAGAAATGCAAGAGAGGATGGCAAGTAGGCATGTGTACGAGGCATCTGGGAGAGCATATATTCTTTCTGGAATGAGTTCACACTCGTGGCAAAGAGCAACAGCAAGAGGTGACTCCACTGATGGTTCAAGCCTTGTTCAAGCTTATCAAACTCCATCAATGGTTGAGATGCTTTCTCGATCTCAGGCTATGTTACTAGGTAGTCCGTCAGCCCAGAGGCTAAAGCTAAG GGGAGGGTGA